In the Acropora muricata isolate sample 2 chromosome 1, ASM3666990v1, whole genome shotgun sequence genome, one interval contains:
- the LOC136926847 gene encoding uncharacterized protein, with protein MASFANIRQVILKQKRAIKCPFLRRFVSLAVKQGSKETFVSSDEIFEDYCQAVALWTDGDSLHGQTKYLIKKAAFYKNLNAFLLEKRLFSFLQQLKKELEQFANSNNWDVRSAVKSGRIRGYSGIQLQRPRRRPALEFGGRVMLQRLQHYMTENPKPDPPIELHEVPSDPRGAGICAFASRDIQKCEIICEFEGEHISLDEAERREALYNEQGRPCTLMVIESGAMQIAIDPYEGNPRGSSTWGSTLNHSLHHANVKPFIAEKNSDNPRVFLVAAHDIAQTTELLWNYNDQQCHFYSHSQTLPAEQ; from the exons ATGGCGAGTTTTGCAAACATCAGGCaggttattttaaaacaaaaacgcGCCATAAAATGCCCTTTTTTAAGGCGATTTGTCAGCCTGGCGGTGAAACAGGGGAGCAAGGAAACGTTTGTATCAAGTGACGAAATATTTGAGGACTACTGTCAAGCCGTAGCCTTGTGGACTGATGGCGACAGTCTCCATGGCCAGACCAAATACCTCATTAAAAAGGCTGCATTTTACAAG AATTTAAATGCCTTTCTCTTGGAAAAacgattattttcatttcttcagcAATTGAAAAAGGAACTTGAGCAGTTCGCGAATTCGAACAACTGGGATGTTCGTTCGGCGGTAAAGTCTGGACGAATCCGAGGCTATTCCGGGATTCAATTACAAAGACCCCGAAGACGACCTGCCCTAGAATTTGGTGGAAGAGTTATGCTCCAACGCCTACAACATTATATGACAGAAAATCCAAAACCTGACCCACCAATTGAA tTACATGAAGTACCCAGTGATCCTCGGGGAGCGGGAATTTGTGCCTTTGCTTCACGAGATATACAAAAATGCGAGATCATATGCGAGTTCGAGGGAGAGCACATTTCACTCGACGAAGCTGAGAGGCGTGAAGCTTTGTACAACGAGCAGGGAAGGCCTTGCACCCTTATGGTCATCGAGAGTGGGGCGATGCAGATTGC aattgaTCCATATGAAGGCAATCCAAGAGGCTCATCGACATGGGGTTCAACTTTGAATCATTCGCTGCACCACGCCAACGTCAAGCCCTTTATCGCGGAAAAGAATTCCGATAACCCAAGGGTATTTTTGGTCGCAGCGCACGATATTGCCCAGACCACAGAGCTGTTGTGGAACTATAATGACCAACAATGCCACTTCTATTCACACTCCCAAACTCTCCCTGCAgaacaataa